From the Myxococcales bacterium genome, one window contains:
- a CDS encoding polysaccharide biosynthesis tyrosine autokinase produces MSEFESSSFNLSEIGKILYKRRWTIAVFFLVVTTFVTLATMLQKDVYLATAVIRIESEAPNIVGFKEVVALGAQNYWASKEYYETQFRIIKSRPILEQVIQKMRLDENPPFAGASDPPELLAGMVSVNPIKNSQLVEIGVEYYDMNTAVEICNMLVKVYRDQNLATKIDATREALEWLKKERSGRANSVKEAEQGLHQFLVDHNIVSFEERQNVVAKRVQDLSDALTEAKRARIASEVAYNEATQLKKQGNALAIPEVLDNKLIQNLKEELVLLEKEKSKLAAKWKPDHPGMQKVQGQINELQDQIGKEIDHLIEGLRATYTMDQSRENKLDSELEQTKKEALDLSDLEIQYRVKKREAESEGMLFDEIQKRQKETEINKSLPDITNNVRIIEEAIAPEHPSPIRPRRKLSIILGAVLGLLGGIGLTFFLEYLDTTIKSADDLERNVKAPFLGIIPSFTTDEEAVPDELFTHRYPKSSITESCRSIRTNISFSSAGKQLKRLLVTSAGPQEGKSTAVINMGIIFAQGGKRVLIVDSDLRRPRLHRAFKVSRKKGLTNVIMGEASLADVIIPTEVPGVSLIPCGPIPPNPSELLGTERMRQISNDMADMFDLVLFDSPPVVAVTDAVVMSKIVDGVVLIAKAGKTTSEIVRKASRQLEDVQAHILGTVINDFNIRSAGYRYYYYYYHYRSREGDESGGTDKVVRKRVKRRHGEHHSGEHRGSESSGGESGGEGQA; encoded by the coding sequence GTGAGCGAATTCGAAAGCAGCTCATTCAATCTGTCCGAAATCGGCAAAATCCTCTACAAGCGCCGCTGGACGATCGCCGTCTTTTTCCTGGTCGTGACCACGTTCGTCACCCTGGCGACGATGCTGCAAAAAGACGTTTATCTCGCCACGGCGGTGATCCGCATCGAGTCCGAGGCGCCCAACATCGTCGGCTTCAAAGAAGTGGTGGCGCTGGGCGCCCAGAATTACTGGGCTTCGAAGGAATACTACGAGACGCAGTTCCGCATCATCAAAAGCCGCCCGATTCTCGAACAGGTCATTCAGAAAATGCGTCTAGACGAGAATCCGCCGTTCGCCGGCGCCAGCGATCCGCCCGAATTGCTGGCCGGCATGGTCAGCGTCAACCCGATTAAAAACAGCCAATTGGTCGAAATCGGCGTCGAGTATTACGACATGAATACCGCCGTCGAGATCTGCAACATGCTGGTCAAGGTTTACCGCGATCAAAACCTGGCGACCAAGATCGACGCCACCCGTGAGGCGTTGGAGTGGTTGAAAAAGGAACGGTCGGGCCGCGCCAACTCGGTCAAGGAAGCCGAGCAGGGGCTCCACCAGTTTCTGGTCGACCACAACATCGTTTCGTTCGAGGAGCGCCAGAACGTGGTGGCCAAGCGCGTCCAGGATTTGTCCGACGCGTTGACCGAGGCCAAGCGCGCCCGCATCGCCAGCGAGGTCGCCTACAACGAGGCGACCCAACTGAAAAAACAGGGCAACGCCCTGGCGATTCCCGAGGTGTTGGACAACAAGCTCATCCAGAACTTGAAGGAAGAGCTGGTGCTGCTCGAAAAAGAAAAGAGCAAGCTGGCCGCCAAGTGGAAGCCCGATCACCCCGGCATGCAGAAGGTGCAGGGGCAGATCAACGAATTGCAGGACCAGATCGGCAAGGAAATCGATCATCTGATCGAGGGATTGCGCGCCACCTACACGATGGACCAGTCGCGCGAGAACAAATTGGATTCCGAACTGGAACAGACCAAAAAAGAAGCGCTCGATCTGTCGGACCTCGAAATCCAGTATCGGGTCAAGAAGCGTGAAGCCGAATCCGAAGGCATGCTCTTCGATGAAATCCAGAAGCGGCAGAAAGAAACCGAAATCAACAAATCGCTGCCCGACATCACCAACAACGTGCGGATCATCGAGGAAGCCATCGCCCCCGAGCATCCCTCGCCGATCCGGCCGCGCCGGAAACTCAGCATCATCCTGGGCGCCGTGCTCGGTTTGCTCGGCGGCATCGGGCTCACCTTCTTCCTCGAATACCTCGATACCACCATCAAGAGCGCCGACGACCTCGAACGCAACGTCAAGGCGCCGTTCCTCGGCATCATTCCCAGCTTCACCACCGACGAGGAGGCCGTCCCCGACGAACTCTTCACGCACCGCTATCCGAAGAGTTCCATCACCGAAAGTTGCCGGTCCATCCGCACTAATATCAGCTTTTCCTCGGCCGGCAAGCAACTGAAGCGCCTGCTGGTCACCTCGGCCGGCCCGCAGGAAGGCAAATCCACCGCCGTGATCAACATGGGCATCATTTTCGCCCAGGGCGGCAAGCGCGTGTTGATCGTCGACTCCGACTTGCGGCGGCCCCGCCTGCACCGCGCGTTCAAGGTGTCGCGGAAAAAGGGCCTGACCAACGTGATCATGGGCGAGGCGTCGCTCGCCGACGTGATCATCCCCACCGAGGTGCCGGGCGTCAGCCTCATCCCGTGCGGCCCGATTCCGCCCAACCCCTCCGAGCTTCTCGGCACCGAACGCATGCGCCAGATCAGCAACGACATGGCCGACATGTTCGACCTGGTGCTGTTCGATTCGCCGCCGGTCGTCGCGGTCACCGACGCCGTCGTCATGTCCAAAATCGTCGACGGCGTGGTGCTCATCGCCAAGGCCGGCAAGACCACGAGCGAAATCGTCCGCAAGGCGTCGCGGCAACTCGAGGACGTGCAGGCGCACATCCTCGGCACGGTCATCAACGACTTCAATATCCGCAGCGCCGGCTACCGCTATTACTACTATTACTACCACTACCGCTCGCGCGAGGGTGACGAGTCCGGCGGCACGGACAAGGTGGTGCGCAAGCGCGTCAAACGCCGTCACGGCGAGCATCACAGCGGCGAACATCGCGGCAGCGAATCCTCCGGCGGCGAATCCGGGGGCGAGGGCCAGGCATGA
- a CDS encoding tetratricopeptide repeat protein translates to MRRRLVILISVLVVVVFAVACGSAPPKPTEKPKTSQAPMQTTPDLVGPEAARTYQDQANNAAKNGDWARAEELYSKVIKADPRVAEAYYNRGVARIRLGNNESGAKDMKMALTLRPNLEAAFVNLGAAYLATGRLSAALQQFNAVVSKQPNNLEAKNNLGAVYMRMGQYDRAETIFKEIIRQDYKFVPAHVNMGLVYFYKDLPQLAERVFKNAEKLDPKNSDLTANYGYMLLKIGELSLAKVQFEKSLRINPNNASALTNIGALEIMLRQFDKAQAHLDRATQIDPSNPNTWSNLGVARRARGDNDGAEAAYKKAIEIDPNLAEAYLNYGIFLEEVKQDRKGAIAQYSRYWQAAKNQSGTNPRVPDWIDALK, encoded by the coding sequence ATGAGGCGCCGACTGGTCATCCTGATTTCCGTGCTGGTGGTCGTTGTCTTCGCGGTCGCCTGCGGTTCGGCTCCGCCCAAACCGACCGAAAAGCCCAAGACTTCCCAGGCGCCGATGCAGACGACTCCGGATTTGGTGGGCCCCGAGGCGGCCCGGACCTACCAGGATCAAGCCAACAACGCCGCGAAAAACGGCGATTGGGCTCGCGCCGAGGAATTGTATTCCAAAGTCATCAAGGCCGATCCGCGCGTGGCGGAGGCGTATTACAACCGCGGCGTCGCGCGGATCAGACTCGGCAACAACGAAAGCGGCGCCAAGGATATGAAAATGGCGCTGACGCTCCGGCCCAACCTCGAAGCCGCGTTCGTCAATCTCGGCGCGGCCTATCTGGCCACCGGCCGGTTGAGCGCCGCCTTGCAGCAGTTCAACGCGGTTGTTTCCAAGCAACCGAACAACCTCGAAGCCAAGAACAATTTGGGCGCCGTTTACATGCGGATGGGCCAATACGATCGCGCCGAAACCATCTTCAAAGAGATCATTCGGCAGGATTACAAATTCGTGCCCGCCCATGTGAATATGGGATTGGTCTATTTTTACAAGGATTTGCCTCAATTGGCCGAGCGGGTTTTCAAGAACGCCGAAAAGCTGGACCCGAAAAACTCGGATTTGACCGCGAATTACGGTTACATGCTGCTGAAAATCGGCGAGTTGAGCCTGGCCAAGGTCCAATTCGAAAAATCTTTGAGAATCAATCCTAACAATGCCTCTGCCTTGACCAATATCGGAGCCTTGGAGATTATGCTTCGGCAGTTCGATAAGGCTCAGGCGCATCTGGATCGCGCGACACAAATCGATCCTTCCAATCCAAACACCTGGAGCAACCTCGGAGTGGCTCGCCGGGCGAGAGGAGATAACGACGGGGCAGAAGCGGCCTACAAAAAGGCGATCGAAATCGATCCCAACTTGGCCGAGGCGTACTTAAATTACGGAATTTTCCTGGAAGAAGTGAAACAGGATCGCAAAGGCGCGATCGCGCAATATTCCAGGTACTGGCAAGCCGCCAAGAACCAATCGGGGACGAATCCGCGGGTTCCCGATTGGATCGACGCGCTTAAATAA
- a CDS encoding energy transducer TonB: protein MPGETAARVLKVGLVQDGKLIEDSVLGSREGLTIGLDPTNKFSIAEPAAPRRHMLIEYTQHGYKLNLLPEMKGRMLIDDRTIELAELISSGKAVKSPKGGYEMPLVASSKGKIAIGGSTILFQLVPPPPPPAMMKLPKELKASFFRNVDMFFLIVLVISAVLHAAMIYYLENVDYNEEEAMKVATERFVQIVEEDIIVPEEETQAEDEEGGKKGGGGGGGGGGGQQAVENKGIIAVIGRLSTQSGAVADLLSESGLGGDLTNALNSIGGVKVGKPGDIGIGGGTKGSGSGPGGGSGVGIGDIGNAGRGGSVGTGDRSERKITAKLSTADGGVSGKIDASKVRGYIRSQLGGVRHCYEMQLKSTPTLEGKVKVMFTIGSSGDVVSCSVAQNTMGNTLVGDCVCRRVQRWRFPPPDEGTVTVSYTFIFQPAE from the coding sequence ATGCCCGGTGAAACTGCGGCTCGGGTTTTAAAAGTCGGCTTGGTCCAGGACGGCAAGCTCATCGAAGATAGCGTCCTGGGCAGCAGGGAAGGTCTGACCATCGGCCTGGACCCGACGAATAAATTTTCGATTGCGGAACCTGCGGCGCCTCGTCGGCACATGCTGATCGAATATACCCAACACGGGTATAAGCTCAATCTGCTACCCGAGATGAAGGGCCGGATGCTGATCGACGACCGGACGATCGAACTGGCCGAATTGATCTCGTCGGGTAAAGCGGTCAAGTCGCCCAAGGGCGGCTACGAAATGCCGCTCGTCGCCTCCAGCAAAGGCAAGATCGCCATCGGCGGCAGCACGATCCTCTTCCAACTCGTGCCGCCTCCGCCGCCGCCGGCGATGATGAAACTGCCCAAGGAACTGAAGGCCAGTTTCTTCCGCAACGTCGACATGTTCTTTTTAATCGTGTTGGTGATCAGCGCGGTGTTGCACGCCGCGATGATTTATTACCTGGAAAACGTCGATTACAACGAAGAAGAGGCGATGAAGGTCGCCACCGAACGGTTCGTCCAGATCGTCGAGGAAGACATCATCGTGCCCGAGGAGGAAACCCAGGCCGAGGATGAGGAAGGCGGCAAGAAGGGCGGTGGCGGCGGCGGTGGCGGTGGCGGCGGCCAGCAAGCCGTCGAGAACAAGGGCATCATCGCCGTCATCGGCCGGCTCAGCACGCAGAGCGGCGCCGTGGCCGACTTGCTGTCCGAATCCGGGTTGGGCGGCGATCTGACCAACGCCCTGAACAGCATCGGCGGCGTCAAGGTCGGCAAGCCGGGCGACATCGGCATCGGCGGCGGCACCAAAGGATCCGGTTCCGGTCCGGGCGGCGGTTCGGGCGTCGGCATCGGCGACATCGGCAATGCCGGCCGGGGCGGCTCCGTCGGCACCGGCGACCGTTCCGAGCGGAAAATCACCGCCAAGCTGTCGACGGCCGACGGCGGTGTATCGGGCAAAATCGACGCTTCCAAAGTTCGTGGGTACATTCGCAGCCAATTGGGCGGCGTTCGCCATTGTTATGAAATGCAGTTGAAGTCGACTCCGACCTTGGAAGGCAAGGTAAAGGTAATGTTCACCATCGGGTCGTCAGGGGACGTAGTCAGTTGCTCGGTCGCACAAAACACCATGGGCAACACGCTGGTCGGCGATTGCGTTTGTCGCCGCGTTCAGCGCTGGCGTTTCCCGCCGCCGGACGAGGGCACGGTGACGGTGTCGTATACCTTTATCTTCCAGCCCGCGGAATAA
- a CDS encoding tetratricopeptide repeat protein, whose product MHRSLVVAFALVLVLGMTVGSSAKDEGGPLVDHLNQLNVKIEQLQNEVADLETNFGREVDERERLMLQRSFVEGREFFYELHDYRGASEVFYGIVNHPLASSLPNYNAAIFYLADSLFQSGYYPEAKSQYERLIQKGPSDYYAMSLMRLIEIAVVQRNYSEAERLYSIMLSKFPEGEDGSLGRYIIGKSYYERGETAKAIEVFDSISEEGSFHATAQYYAAVLFIKQKNFQEAVNRLRRLKKELKHDVANKKAIFALTHLALARIYYEMNDFPQAMANYSAVPEDYQDYPEALYESIWVFITRNDYLLKAIEDERDSYENILFDFASFREAVDSQDDQESLSEVVAESDKLQADLDEMKGMFDEVDSSLARLQEEAIGSFNKLVQAAPNSPLVADAEILVGNIYSQVEDFKTADQWFKRLKQKYEDFYASIEAAQPRLTGADYVGVVASASSSLSDGSPMSQASLRGLPEEIAFWLAVDPDVRKIFVLYDAANNERQNVGKMREMIGDIEVKLRELEVGGEYPFYREANRRSLQYRSEIESFQVELLNLRNEAGQSPDEAVRNHVQSGVSGQEGVLSNLQSRLGSLNVKIDAKKQERLNYFRQELAVLRQPLDEYDRASNALMASSGGTLATVAAAEMADIERTVAEYVQKADLGIIDVAWRSTRGSSREIRKLQHQMEEELHQLQRSQSPQESAPAPADGEKSNPTPPAPSGGGSGS is encoded by the coding sequence GTGCACCGTTCATTGGTCGTCGCCTTCGCGCTCGTTTTGGTTCTGGGAATGACGGTGGGGTCATCCGCCAAGGATGAGGGTGGCCCTCTGGTCGATCACCTGAATCAATTGAACGTGAAAATCGAGCAACTGCAAAACGAAGTCGCCGACTTGGAAACGAATTTCGGCCGGGAAGTCGACGAGCGCGAACGCCTGATGCTGCAGCGCAGTTTCGTCGAAGGGCGCGAATTTTTCTACGAGTTGCACGATTACCGGGGCGCTTCCGAGGTCTTTTACGGCATCGTCAACCATCCGTTGGCCTCCTCGCTCCCCAATTACAACGCGGCGATCTTCTACCTCGCCGATTCGCTTTTCCAAAGCGGCTATTATCCCGAAGCCAAGTCCCAGTACGAGCGGCTGATTCAAAAAGGCCCGTCCGACTACTATGCCATGAGCCTGATGCGGCTGATCGAAATCGCCGTGGTGCAGCGCAATTATTCCGAGGCCGAACGGCTCTATTCGATCATGCTCTCGAAATTCCCCGAGGGCGAGGACGGCAGCCTGGGCCGGTACATCATCGGCAAGTCCTATTACGAGCGGGGCGAAACCGCCAAGGCCATCGAAGTCTTCGATTCGATCTCCGAGGAAGGATCCTTCCACGCCACCGCGCAGTATTACGCCGCGGTCTTGTTCATCAAACAGAAGAATTTCCAGGAAGCCGTCAATCGGTTGCGCCGCCTGAAGAAAGAGCTCAAGCACGACGTGGCGAACAAAAAAGCGATTTTCGCCCTGACCCACCTTGCGCTCGCCCGGATTTACTACGAGATGAACGACTTCCCGCAGGCGATGGCCAACTATTCCGCCGTCCCCGAGGACTATCAGGATTACCCGGAGGCCTTGTACGAATCGATCTGGGTGTTCATCACCCGGAACGATTACCTGCTTAAAGCCATTGAAGACGAACGGGACAGCTACGAAAACATCCTGTTCGATTTCGCCTCGTTCCGCGAAGCGGTGGATTCGCAGGATGACCAGGAAAGCCTGTCTGAAGTTGTCGCCGAATCCGACAAATTGCAGGCCGATCTCGATGAAATGAAGGGCATGTTCGACGAAGTCGACAGCAGCCTGGCTCGGTTGCAGGAAGAGGCGATCGGCAGTTTCAACAAACTCGTCCAGGCCGCCCCCAACAGCCCGTTGGTGGCCGACGCCGAAATCCTGGTCGGCAACATCTATTCGCAGGTCGAGGACTTCAAAACCGCCGATCAATGGTTCAAACGCCTGAAGCAGAAATACGAAGACTTCTATGCCAGCATCGAGGCCGCGCAGCCGCGGCTGACCGGCGCCGATTACGTCGGCGTGGTCGCCTCGGCGTCCAGCTCGTTGAGCGACGGTTCGCCGATGTCGCAAGCTTCGTTGCGGGGCCTTCCCGAGGAAATCGCTTTCTGGCTGGCGGTCGATCCGGACGTCCGGAAAATTTTCGTCCTGTACGACGCGGCGAACAACGAGCGGCAAAACGTCGGCAAAATGCGCGAAATGATCGGCGACATCGAAGTGAAACTCCGCGAGCTGGAAGTCGGCGGCGAATATCCGTTCTACCGCGAGGCCAATCGCCGCAGCTTGCAGTACCGTTCCGAAATCGAAAGCTTCCAGGTCGAATTGCTCAATCTGCGCAACGAAGCCGGGCAGTCGCCGGACGAGGCGGTGAGGAATCACGTCCAATCCGGCGTTAGCGGCCAGGAAGGCGTGTTGAGCAACCTCCAAAGCCGGCTCGGCTCCCTCAATGTGAAAATCGACGCCAAAAAGCAGGAACGGCTGAACTACTTCCGCCAGGAATTGGCGGTTTTACGGCAACCGCTCGACGAATACGACCGGGCCTCCAATGCCCTGATGGCCAGTTCCGGCGGCACCTTGGCCACGGTGGCCGCCGCCGAAATGGCCGATATCGAACGGACGGTGGCCGAGTACGTGCAAAAAGCCGATCTGGGCATTATCGACGTGGCGTGGCGCTCGACGCGCGGCTCCTCGCGGGAAATCCGCAAGTTGCAGCACCAAATGGAAGAAGAACTGCACCAGCTACAGCGTTCGCAAAGCCCGCAGGAAAGCGCTCCGGCGCCCGCGGATGGCGAAAAGTCTAATCCGACGCCGCCCGCGCCGTCCGGCGGCGGGAGCGGGTCCTGA
- a CDS encoding MotA/TolQ/ExbB proton channel family protein has protein sequence MGTWFYEMFDKGGSVMYVIAVFSVLAMAISIERAFYILFRYNIDGPAFMKKLQKLVEARNYDRAIQLCNAAPNAALSRVLRAGLLKAGRDQREVQNAVDESALELLPLLQKRTGYLQVIANVSTLLGLLGTIIGIIDSFRAVAQVEASQRQQALMKGIYVALYTTAFGLMVAVPTLVAHAVIDARTVKIIDEIDEFSVKLINLLGAMKTESDKKVR, from the coding sequence TTGGGTACATGGTTCTATGAGATGTTCGACAAGGGTGGTTCGGTCATGTACGTCATCGCGGTTTTCAGCGTGTTGGCCATGGCGATTTCCATCGAGCGAGCGTTTTACATTCTGTTCCGCTACAACATCGATGGGCCGGCCTTCATGAAGAAGTTGCAGAAGCTGGTGGAGGCGCGCAATTACGACCGGGCGATTCAACTTTGCAACGCCGCTCCGAACGCGGCTTTATCGCGCGTGTTGCGGGCCGGTTTGTTGAAGGCCGGTCGCGATCAACGCGAGGTCCAGAACGCCGTGGACGAATCGGCGCTCGAGCTGTTGCCGCTGTTGCAGAAGCGCACCGGCTACCTCCAGGTGATCGCCAACGTGTCCACGTTGTTGGGTTTGCTCGGCACGATCATCGGGATCATCGATTCGTTTCGCGCCGTCGCCCAGGTGGAAGCGAGCCAGCGGCAGCAGGCTCTGATGAAAGGTATTTACGTGGCGTTGTACACCACCGCCTTCGGTTTGATGGTCGCGGTGCCGACCCTGGTCGCACATGCCGTGATCGACGCCCGGACGGTGAAGATTATCGATGAAATCGATGAATTTTCCGTCAAATTGATCAATTTGTTGGGCGCGATGAAAACCGAAAGCGACAAAAAGGTCCGCTGA
- a CDS encoding tetratricopeptide repeat protein produces MKAWMPYRPWMISLLIAVCLLVGDVAPAVMAQQDESKTPPPASQPNAAIPDTVPGVQAAIEQLEKQIADLESEADKLVSVNDQEKRQAIRKQIKTLRFQIKILQNRMDQLQQTESQAGAIAVREKYREKIRAYEAQKAAVRREIIAQFEANLARNPNSRVAPDILWRLANLYFEEAHANYLEAWDRYEKEADQLYHQGATDVVPEEPKRNYERSVEILGRILKDYPAYDQKDQVYYLMAYCLQESNEDDRALQIYDRLIKDTPESAYVPEAYVRMGEIYFERDQFDKAIERYLQLMKYPTSKFYDKALYKLGWSYYKMNDYENSVKYFTQVLEYYKNRSVTSHKRGKVDDLLQESIDYIAISFTESEGQQGGAAALAFMKKLNDQDLGRQILMKVGEVYDERTDYEPARQAYDAYLKAFPLGPEVPDIYSKIAQMYEKESRFEDAVEVYTMIGKALGPDSEWARVNGQRAADLERAAKLRQTSIMAAATFHHEKAQNTSGAEQQAHYQKAIENYQLYLANYPDSDNAYESAFNLAECFMELQQYPQAADQYQKVIDIKKDKELWTNALFNKAKAFELEMEKEGGLPNKEAIEARDKKISEGKGSEQPKGVAIKPQPLSATAGKWIAALEQHVNNLPESDKSPAMLYKIGEIYYLYGDFDNARKYFEDVFAKYPNNEVVAFATYYYIESYKQRDDYQGIIAATQRLPKSGNTGISAEQVQSLTAGATFKIAEQKLRDATSTTPVDTKLVQEAINEYEKGIKENPGDKLADVAMLNIAVAYENHLKDLVRANDAYLRLARDFPKSTHAPEALMRAAYNYQVLIEFDQAAGAYEKFYQQFPDNKDAGNALFNAAALQEDSKRYSSASPLFETYLSKFATETDAAEVAFTIAQIHEKMGDKSGAVAAYENYAKRGNDDAARMSEAYFRWGSIEDESGRWSEAEKRYLQAVAVFVKAHEIDANVEARYASEAQFRIAMHAYDSYKAMVFTGNLNKDTNILKEKAEAFKKLKEYFEQTVTFGNYTWATASLHMIGVINQDFAEALLNAPTPKDLPQEQQDEYLFKLEEIAFPVKNRALEAYKQNVQKGINERLINEWIVKSFLELKKLEPETKEPKFEKVTGRETPSFAFADIDLTLPVIQTPAPTTPPGGTPPAAPAAPPAGGKKEVEE; encoded by the coding sequence ATGAAGGCGTGGATGCCCTACCGGCCGTGGATGATCTCGTTGCTCATCGCGGTTTGTCTGCTCGTCGGCGACGTCGCGCCGGCGGTCATGGCCCAGCAGGATGAGTCCAAAACTCCGCCGCCGGCCAGCCAGCCGAATGCCGCGATTCCCGATACCGTGCCGGGAGTGCAGGCGGCGATCGAGCAACTGGAAAAGCAGATCGCCGATCTGGAAAGCGAAGCCGACAAGCTGGTCAGCGTCAACGATCAGGAAAAACGGCAGGCGATCCGCAAGCAGATCAAGACCTTGCGTTTTCAGATCAAGATTCTTCAAAACCGCATGGATCAATTGCAGCAGACCGAATCGCAGGCCGGCGCCATCGCGGTCCGCGAAAAGTACCGTGAGAAAATTCGCGCTTACGAAGCGCAAAAAGCCGCCGTGCGGCGGGAAATCATCGCCCAGTTCGAAGCCAATCTGGCCCGCAATCCCAATAGCCGGGTCGCCCCCGACATTCTCTGGCGACTCGCCAACCTTTATTTCGAAGAGGCCCACGCCAATTACCTCGAAGCCTGGGATCGCTACGAAAAAGAAGCCGACCAGCTCTACCACCAAGGAGCGACCGACGTCGTTCCGGAAGAGCCCAAGCGCAACTACGAGCGTTCGGTCGAAATTCTCGGCCGCATTCTGAAGGATTACCCGGCCTACGATCAAAAAGACCAGGTGTACTACCTGATGGCCTACTGCCTGCAGGAATCGAACGAGGACGACCGTGCCCTCCAGATTTACGATCGGTTGATCAAGGACACTCCCGAATCCGCCTACGTGCCGGAAGCCTACGTGCGGATGGGCGAGATTTATTTCGAGCGCGATCAATTCGACAAGGCCATCGAGCGCTACCTGCAACTGATGAAGTACCCGACCTCCAAGTTTTACGACAAAGCCCTCTACAAGCTCGGCTGGTCGTATTACAAAATGAACGACTACGAGAACTCGGTGAAGTATTTCACCCAGGTTCTCGAGTACTACAAGAACCGTTCGGTGACTTCCCACAAGCGCGGCAAGGTGGACGACCTGTTGCAGGAATCCATCGATTACATCGCCATCAGCTTCACCGAATCCGAGGGGCAGCAGGGCGGCGCGGCCGCGCTGGCCTTCATGAAAAAACTCAACGATCAGGATCTGGGCCGTCAAATCCTGATGAAGGTCGGCGAGGTTTACGACGAACGGACCGACTACGAGCCGGCCCGGCAGGCGTACGACGCCTACCTCAAGGCCTTCCCGCTCGGGCCCGAGGTTCCGGATATCTACAGCAAAATCGCGCAAATGTACGAAAAAGAATCGCGTTTTGAGGACGCGGTCGAGGTTTATACGATGATCGGCAAGGCGCTGGGCCCCGACAGCGAATGGGCGCGGGTCAACGGCCAGCGCGCCGCCGATCTCGAGCGCGCCGCTAAACTGCGCCAAACTTCCATCATGGCGGCGGCGACCTTCCATCACGAAAAAGCGCAAAACACCTCCGGCGCCGAGCAGCAGGCGCATTACCAAAAGGCCATCGAGAATTATCAGCTCTACCTGGCCAACTACCCGGACTCCGACAACGCCTACGAATCGGCGTTCAACCTCGCCGAATGCTTCATGGAACTGCAGCAGTACCCGCAGGCGGCCGATCAATATCAAAAAGTGATCGACATCAAGAAAGACAAGGAACTGTGGACCAACGCCTTGTTCAATAAAGCGAAGGCCTTCGAACTCGAAATGGAAAAAGAGGGCGGCCTGCCCAACAAAGAGGCGATCGAGGCGCGCGACAAGAAAATCAGCGAAGGCAAGGGGTCCGAGCAGCCCAAGGGCGTGGCGATCAAACCGCAACCGCTCAGCGCCACCGCCGGCAAATGGATCGCGGCCCTGGAGCAGCACGTCAACAATCTGCCGGAATCCGATAAAAGTCCGGCCATGCTCTACAAAATCGGCGAAATCTATTACCTTTACGGCGATTTCGACAACGCCCGCAAATACTTCGAGGACGTGTTTGCCAAGTATCCGAACAACGAAGTCGTCGCCTTCGCGACCTACTACTACATCGAATCCTACAAACAGCGCGACGATTACCAAGGCATCATCGCCGCGACCCAGCGCCTGCCCAAGAGCGGCAACACCGGCATTTCGGCCGAACAGGTGCAAAGCCTGACCGCCGGCGCAACCTTCAAGATCGCCGAACAAAAACTGCGCGACGCCACCAGCACGACTCCGGTGGACACCAAGCTCGTGCAGGAAGCGATCAACGAATACGAAAAAGGCATCAAGGAAAATCCGGGCGACAAACTGGCCGACGTCGCGATGCTCAACATCGCGGTCGCCTACGAAAATCACCTGAAAGACCTGGTGCGCGCCAACGACGCTTATCTCCGCCTGGCGCGCGATTTCCCCAAAAGCACCCATGCTCCCGAAGCCTTGATGCGCGCCGCCTACAACTACCAGGTTCTGATCGAATTCGATCAGGCCGCCGGCGCCTACGAAAAATTTTACCAGCAATTCCCCGATAACAAGGACGCCGGTAACGCCCTGTTCAATGCCGCCGCCCTGCAAGAGGACTCCAAACGGTATTCCTCGGCCAGCCCGCTGTTCGAAACCTACCTGTCCAAGTTCGCCACCGAAACCGACGCGGCGGAAGTCGCGTTCACCATCGCCCAGATCCACGAAAAAATGGGTGACAAGTCCGGCGCCGTCGCCGCCTACGAGAATTACGCCAAGCGGGGCAACGACGATGCCGCGCGGATGAGCGAAGCCTACTTCCGTTGGGGCTCCATCGAGGACGAGTCCGGACGTTGGAGCGAGGCGGAAAAGCGCTATTTGCAGGCCGTGGCCGTGTTCGTCAAGGCGCACGAAATCGACGCGAACGTCGAGGCGCGTTACGCTTCCGAGGCGCAGTTCCGCATCGCGATGCACGCCTACGACAGCTACAAGGCCATGGTCTTCACCGGCAACCTGAACAAAGACACCAACATCCTGAAGGAAAAGGCCGAGGCCTTCAAAAAACTGAAAGAGTACTTCGAACAGACCGTGACCTTCGGCAATTACACCTGGGCCACCGCTTCCTTGCACATGATCGGCGTGATCAACCAGGATTTCGCCGAGGCGCTGCTCAATGCCCCCACGCCCAAGGATCTGCCGCAGGAACAGCAAGACGAATACCTGTTCAAACTCGAGGAAATCGCCTTCCCCGTGAAGAACCGCGCCCTCGAAGCCTACAAGCAGAACGTGCAAAAAGGCATCAACGAGCGGCTCATCAACGAATGGATCGTGAAAAGCTTCCTCGAACTGAAAAAGCTCGAACCGGAAACCAAGGAACCGAAATTCGAAAAGGTCACCGGGCGGGAAACGCCTTCGTTCGCCTTCGCGGATATCGATCTGACCCTGCCGGTCATCCAAACGCCGGCGCCGACCACGCCGCCGGGAGGTACGCCTCCGGCCGCTCCCGCCGCGCCACCGGCCGGGGGGAAAAAGGAGGTGGAGGAATGA